The genomic window CAATGGTTTGGGTGCTATTCCTAACTACGAAACCGCCCGCATTGAAGCAACATCCAAGGCATTGCAAGCCGCCTATCAGGCGATGATCATGCAGCAGCAAGCGGAAACCGAAAGACAGGCGATGTACCGGGCCACAGTCAACGCGGCACGGTTAGCAGAATGGAACTTTCACAACGCTGTATTGGCGATGAAAGAAGTCGTGCGGGGACAGTTTGGTTCAGACAGTGATGAAGCCCAAGCCGTTGGCTTGAAGAAGAAATCTGAGCGTAAGCGCCGGGTGCGTGCCAAAGTGGTGAGCGCTTAAGGGCAAGATGAGCCAATCCCCCTCAAGTTTCCCAGTTGAGAGAACTTAAGGGGGATTGCTAGAGGTGAATGTATAGATTCAGCTAGTTGCCACGGCTTCTATTTTCAAGTCGCCACTGGGCCCTCACTCAAGCCGTAGTTACCTCTTAGACACTCACAAATGCCGCCGAGGTCAGGCTGCTAACTTGCACATCGTTGAGTGTTGCCAACAGCTCACCGCTACTGGTCAAGCGGACCAGGGTGTCATCAGCTTTGCCGCCAGTGCCCTGCGTCAGGCTTAAGTCTGCGAAGGTCAAACCATTGGCTAGACCCAAGCGGTCGCCCTGGCCTAGGCGCAAGTCATAGATCGAGTCGCTGCCGTCTCCAGCTCTGAGCACAAAGACATCGCTGCCCTTGCCACCGTTGAGCTGATCGTTACCCTTGCCACCGTCGAGCAGGTCATCGCCCGCGTCACCCCAGAGTTGGTCGTTGCCCGCCTCGCCATACAGCAGGTCATTGCCCGCTTTGCCGCCCAAGCGGTCGTTGCCGTTGCCGCCATAGAGTAGGTCGTCGCCGCCATTGAGGCCACCGGCAGTGCGGATGTTCTGATCGCCACGCAGGACATCGTTGCCGTTGCCGCCGTAGAGGCGGTCATTACCTTGCAGACCGGCAAGCGTGTCGTTGCCGCCCAAACCGAGAATGAGGTCAACCTCTGCGGTACCGACCAGGGTTTCGCCCCGATTGCTGCCGTTGATCGCGCCAGTCAGGTTGATTTCATACAAGGTGGTGGTGCCGCTGACTTCGTTGCCGACCGCCAGCAGGGGTTTGCCGTTGGGGCTATCGTTAGCGCTGATGAAAGCCAAGCCTTCCGGCCCCAAATCGCCTGCTGTGCCCGTCTCGGCATCGCCGCTGAAATCGCGGTTGTTGATGTACTGCACAAAGCTGGCGCTGTAGGGATCGGTGACGTCGTAGACCATGACACCGCCGATGCGTTCCAGGCCGATGAAGGCATAGGTGCGCCCGTCGATCACGCCTGTGGTCACGCCTTCGGGTTCAGGTCCCTTATTGTCGCTGCGGCTGTCCAAGGAGCCATTTTCGGCGTTGTCTGAGTTGAACTCATTGGGCAGCAGAGCCGCAGTAATTCGCTCAAAGTCGTCGCCACTGTCGAAGACCAGTTGCCCTTCGGCCGTGCGAATCGAGAATGAGCGACCACCAAAGGCGTAAAGCTGATCAAAGTCGCCATCGCCATCGGTGTCACCGTTGGCAGTAGTCACATTCAACCGGCCCAATTGGTCATCGGCTTGCAATTGCGCAGCATTGGGGAAAGCCGTGGGATCCAAGCTGAGATCCTTGACCCGCGCTTCTTCAGCAAAGGCATCGTAATCGCGGGCATCGCCTTCATTGGCAGTGACGATAAAGGTTTGACCGTTAACCTCGTAAGCGGCAATGCCGTCGGGTTGATACAAGCCCAACACGGGTTGACGCGCGATATTGATGCCGCCATCGCGATCGCTGACATCTAAACCGTTGCCCGCTTGGCTGTGGTCTTTGGCACCTAATGGCAAGATGTCGGTAACTTTTCCGGTGGCTAGATCCACCACAGCTAGCGCGTTGTTTTCCTGCAAAGAAACCCAAGCTTTGCTGGAATCTTCAGAGACGGTAATGTATTCCGGTTCGATATCTTGAGCCACACTGGCATTGGGACCAAAGATGCGAACGCCCTCGCTCCTCAAGGCGCCAAGTTGATTATTGAAGGCCCGGAAATCAGCTGTGGTGACATCGCTTTGACTAAGGTTAGCCACGCCAGCTGAGAGATCAATAATGCTGATCGAACCTTCTGGATCCACGCTGTAATCGCTGCTGGGTTCGCCTTCATTGGCAACCAAAACTTTGCGACCATCGGGGCTGAAGGTCACCATGTCGGGTAACGAACCCACAGTGACTGAATTCAACAGCTGGCCGTTGACATCAAAGAAGCCAACCACGCCAGGCGCCTGCGTATTCTCATTCTCAATCGCCGCTGCCACGATGCCGTTGTAGACATCAACACTGTTGACCTGCGCGCCCAAACTTGAGATATCAATCGATTGCAATAGCGTCGGTTGGCTGGGATTGCTGGCGCTGAGAATATCGATCGTGGCGTTTTCAGCGTTGACCACAAACAGGCGTTGCGACTGCGGGTCGTAAGCCACAATCTCAGCACCACCCGCATCGAAAATGCCACTGGCATAAGTGCCGATGGCTTTCAACTGAATCGCTGGTTCAGCAACCGGCGATGTGATCGGCGTAGGGTTGCGCGGATCGAACGAGTTAGGGTCAATCTCTAGGGGCTCAGGGAAGGCATTAGCGACATCTTGCCAGCCCACAAACTTGAAGTTGGTGCTGGTGTTTTCCAGCTCTCCGTCGTCCGCTGCCACCACCTGAGGATCGTTGGCGCCATCGTGCACGACTAGCAAACCGAAGGGGTACTGCGGTCCCAAAGGCACATTGATCAAGTCAGCGCCGTCCGATTCTTCAACGCTGTCGATGCTGCCCGAGGCGCCAACCGCGAAGTTGCCCACATAGGCGTTGCCACCCTCGCGTCGGTAAACCGCAAAGGTGCTGTCGCCCTGGCTGGAGGCCAGCAAGTAGCCCTTGCCATCGGCTCCGTAATAGATGGTCAAGCCCTCAGCATCGGCTTCCAGGTTGCTGCCCTCCGGTTTCACGGCGTCGAGCAGGGTTCCGGTTGTGCTGCCTCCTGGCTCTGCCGAGAACTTGTAGATGCCCCTGTTTTCCTGGGCCACGTACAGATAGCCCAACTCGCGGTCGGCTACCATGCCCTCGACTTGGGCATCTTCGAGTTCGCCGCCCTCAGGAATGGGCACAGTTAGCGTCCGCACCGGAACCGCGGTGACCTTGCCACTGCCGTCGTCTACCAACTCCAACTGTGCAATCTGGTCGCCTTCGCGCTGGCTGACGAAGACAAACTGCTTGCCGCTGATCGGGCTGGTGTAGGTCGTCAAGCCGTAGGCGGTTTGTTCGCCATCATCCAGGCCGAAGATCGAGCCAGGAATAGCGCTGGACGTGGCATTGTTGAGCCGTCCGGTGGCCGGGTTGATTTGGTAAATCGCCAGCGTGTCGTTCTCGCGATCGGAAGCAATCGCCAAGTCCACCGTCCGACCGCTCAACTCAAAGCCATAGAGCACATCAACGTTGTTGTAGCGGATGTCGCCATACTCGGCAGGCAGAACCGATTGCACCAGAGCGCCATTGAGGTCAAAGACCGCCAGGCCTCCATCCTTGAGCGAGCTAATCACCAAGCTCTTGGCCGAATCCGTGGGATTGACCCAAATCGCCGGATCGTCAGCATCACCGGCAATCGCACCGCTGGGCACCGCCTCATCGGTGTCCAAAACCTGCGGCGTCTCAGTTTGAGGCAGCACCACGGGGATGTTGTCGACATCCAAGGCCAGAGTAATGAACTGAGTGGCCTGGGCCGGGCTGAAGTTGTTGTCGGCCACCACAATCAGGGACTGGCGACCATCGGGCAGCTTGGGTCCCAGGGTAATGCCTTCTAAGTTGTCTGGGGTCAGACCTAAGCTGGCGAAATCCAGCAGCTCGCGCTTAGCAACTGGCGGGTCGATCTCAAAGGGAGCGCCGGTTGCTTCGTCGAACAAATCGTTTTGGCCGCTGACATCTAAGGCACCCTGGGTGCGAATCTCGAATAGCTTGACCGTGTTGCCAACCCCAGTCGAGAACGAACGCTCCAGCGCCAGCAAAGTGCCACTGTTATCAATCGCCAGCAAGTCCACCAAGCCATTGGTGCTGAAACCCTCCGGTGGGTTGGGTACAGCCGCAACGGGCTCGGTGAGGTAGACAAATTCGCCGACTTCCTGCCGGGTCACCAAGTCGTACTTGAGGATGCGTGAGGGGCTGCCTTGGGTGGGATCGGCAGCGGGACCATCTTGCTTCAGGGCGTTCTCGGTGGCGGTGTAGAGGTAGCGACCGTCGGGCGAAATCGTCAGGCTCTCAAAGGCCAGGTTGTTACGAATACCACTATTGTCTGGGGAAGCCAGGAATCGGTCCGGGATGGGCAGAGCGCTGAGCTGCTGACCCGTGAGTGAAAACTCGTTGACAAAGGGATTTGTGACCCGTCCCAAGTCTGGGCGAACTTCTCCTTCTGAGGAAACAAACACCGTGCCTTGCTCGGTGAGAGCAATGCCTTCCGGGTCCAGGCTCAAAGGAGCAAAGGGATTGCCACTGGCATCGCGCAGCGTGGTCACATCCTCAAAGGTGACATCACCGCTATCGAGGCGACCATCGCTCAAGTTGATCGAAAGCGTGTAAAAGCGGGCCGGGTTAAATTCACTGCGGTCGTCCGCAATGCTGTAGTAAAGGTTGCGGCTCGGGTCATAGGTAATGCCCGATAAGCCACCCACTTGAGTACCGTTAAACTGCAAACCGGTGGGAAACGTGAGTTCACCCAAAAAGCTGACATTGCTGACGGTGCTGCGGCTGGGAATCACCGTGTCCACCCAAACTAGACGGTGGTCCGAACTGGGAAAGCCACCGGGCAGAGTCGGATTAAACGTCCCAACTAGCGAAAACTGAGGGTCACTACTTTCGGGCCAGAACACTTGAGCGTCAGTAATCTGCAAGTTGTTTGATGGCAACACGTAATCAGCCCGCAGGTTGCCTGGCGTCGTGTCGGCAAAGTCGGCGGTATCGAAGCGAGGGTCGCTTGCATGGCTGGTATTGGCACCGCCTTGCAGGGCGGCCTGTTCTGGGCCACCGGGGCTGGTCGGCGTCACACTGGTGTTGACCAGTGGATTGTCGAGAAGCTGCTGAATTGCGCCGGGGATGCTGTCCCCATCCAATGGGTCCGAGTTCTGGTCGCCCATGATCACAAAGCGTGACCCAGGCGTCAGCCCGCCTCTACTGCCCTGGTCGTCGTAGATGTAGCTACCCTGTCCAGGCGTGATGTAATCCGACCAGAAGCGAATTTCATCAGCATTGCGAGTGCCGTTACGGTCTTCAGGACCATCGAAAACTGGTGGCGTTGGATGGCTGACCAGCGCATGGATAATTTCGCCATTCACCTCAATTGGCACATCCCAGTGGCTCTTAGAAGAGAGCCGAACCACATCCAGTTCTGCTGCGGAATACCAGTCGTTGGGCTGCGCTGTATTGGGGTCATCCGGCAAGCGGGCATCAGGCATGTCCTTCCACAAAAAATCTTGGAAGGTACGGACGTTGGCGGTCTCAATCGGGTACTTGGAGTACACCACCATGCCATATTGTCCAGGGAAAAAACCAAACCCTAAAGCATCATTAGGACCGCCGACCGAGCCACTATTATCTAAATCAAAACCTGAAGCAACGCCCGTGTTAGAAGGGGCAACGTAAGCGTAGGGATATTCAACGGGAGCAGCACCGTTCTGGCTCAGACTCAAATAATTTTGTCGAAATAGATCAACCGCTTGGCCTTCAGCATCGTAATCAAATTCGTTAATCAGCAGGACATCTGGATTGCTGCGCTGAATAATTTCTGCGACTGCTTTGGCTTGGGCATTGTTGGGGGTAGATAGATCGGTAACCAGTTGGCCTTCCGCATTGCGGTTTAGGGACGCGTTAAAGGTCGCAAAGCGAATGGAGTCCGCCATAAATGCCTCTCTAATCAATCGACAATTGCAGGTATTAGGCCCAGCGTCAGCAACCAGCGCCAAACGCGCCTGGTTTTACCCTGCTGACCACAATTTCCGTATTCTTACGGAGCTAGCAAGCCGATCAAAATCTACCGGCCTAGCGTTAAGCGAAAAATATAGAAACTCTAACGCAGGATTAACAACTGCTTAATAGAAGCCTAAAAGCTGATTTCTTCTTCAAAACTTTACATAGGAAACAGAGGCTGGACGAGCAGTTTCAATGCAGTGCTAAGGGCTTGGCAATGCCAAACTCATACACAGGGGTGAATAGCAATCGATTATGTCCACCACAACCTTCGCGCTCGACCTTGGGCATTGGATGGGCAAAAAAAAGTCCGCCGAAGCGGACTAAACCAACAAGAAATAGTGGAACAAATTCAAAGGGACAAATTCAAAGCAAACTCAACTACATTTGGCTAATAATTTTCTGCACGATTTGCACACCTGTAACCGCTTGCCAACCGAATAGCCCCAGCAAAGTCACGTTCAGAAAGATGTGCGTGTAGCGAGCGAAATCATTGCCCTTTTGCATAAAGGGAGTCAAAGCCGCCGAGACTGCGATCAGCGAAGCCATGCCCAGACCCGCGATTAAATGCGGACCGACAAACAATTTGCCATTGTTGATGTAGGTGACCGCCATGCCAGCTACTGTACCGATAATCATCAGCGCCAGCAGCACGGAGCCGATTTGGTGGTGTTTGATACTATAGCGGCCCTTGATCAACTCCTTCTTGAGATCCCCTTCAGCCGTTCTGGTTCTGCGAAGTTGAACCCCCAGATACAACGCGTAGATCGAGATCGCGAGCAGCACCCACATCAGGAACGGGTGGATGAAATTCAGCCAGGGCTTGATCGAGGCAGGGATTTCCAGGCTCATAGAAGTCCGAAGGTCATGAAACGGCTGTCATAAAACTTAGCACAGTCACTAACCGCCTACTCATCAGCTTCTAATAGCGTCAAGCGACAGCTGAATCGTGCAATCTGATTTGTCGCTTGGCCCGCGAGATCACGCCTTCGTGCTCTAGTCGGCCCAGCGCCCGTGAAAGGGTTTCAGGCGTTAAGCCAAGGTCATTAGCAACATCTTTGAGCGGACGGTCGAAGATCACCAGATTGGTATCGTTAGGTTCAGCTATAATCCGCAGATATTGCAGCACCCGTTGATGCGCAGAACGGACGTCTCGCAATTCCAAGCGAGATTGCAGAACCTGAATGCTACGCACTAACTGAACCACAAAATCCTCGGTTAGATCTGGATTCTCACGAAAGGCAGTTACTAATAACTGCTTGGGGTAAATAGCAACCCGCGATTGGATTTCAGCAATCGCATCCGAGGTGTAAGTTTCAGAGAACAGAGCCGCTTCGGCAAAGCTTTCGCCCGCTCGGATCACTTGAAAAGTGACCAGTTTGCCCTCAGAAGTATTGCGGCTTAAGCGCACTCGACCAGATTCAACTCCAAACATCGCAGCCGTAGGATCACCCTGCTGAAATAATGCCTGACCGGGTACTAAATCTTGATAGGTAATGGCGGCACGTACATTGGACGAGAGGCTATCTGGGCTCAAAAAACTCATAGTATTCCTATAGAAGTGCCAAACTGAACAAAACCAACAGCACGACTAGCACAACAGCTTAAATATTCGATTGGCCATTAATTTGGCCATTAATCTGGCTCTTAAATTAGGCGTTGCACTTAGATTGCTCTTGCTTAACGTGCAACGCCTAAACTTAGAGCCTTACTTGAGCCATTCTCAATTGACTCAAGCAGCCACTCTTTTAAGCCAAATCAAACAGCAATACCTCTGCCGCAGCTTTGGCTTCAATCGTGATCTTGTCTTCACTGCTAATCGCAGCCCCATCACCAGCCTTAAGGGTCAAACCATTGAGGGTAACAGTGCCCTGGACGGCTTGTACCCAAGCGTGCCGATTAGGTTTGAGGGTATGAATCACCTGTTCATCAGCAGCTAAAACAGTGGCGAACAAGTCAACATCTTGGTGAATTGTGACTGAGTTCTCGCGGCCTGTCGGGGAGGCAATCAAACGCAGTTGGTCTCGCTTTTCTTCCAGGCTGAATTGGCGCTGTTCATAACCGGGTTTAATGCCCTGCGCTTGGGGCAAAATCCAGATTTGCAGCAAGTGAACCGACTCAGATTGCGAGTGATTGTATTCGCTGTGAGTAATGCCAGTTCCGGCGGTCAGGCGTTGCACTTCGCCTGGATGAATCACCGAGCCATTGCCCATACTGTCTTTGTGCTCTAGCGCTCCCTCAATCACATAGGTGAGGATCTCCATGTCGCGGTGACCGTGAGTGCCGAAGCCATGACCAGGCTGAACTCGGTCTTCATTAATCACCCGCAAATTACGGAAACCCATATGCTGCGGGTCATAGTAGCTAGCAAAGGAAAAGCTGTGGTAGCTATCTAACCAACCGTGGTTTGCATGGCCGCGCTCATCGCTAGGGCGTAGAGTAATCATTCCATCCTCCTTGGTTCTGAAAAGAGTTGACTTGAAGGTTTTAGCCAAGATTTTCTGACCCTAGACGCTTCAACATTGAACGATTGGGGCAAAAAAAATGGGGCTTAGCTCAGTTCGTGCTTGCCGAGCTTTCGGCAGAGTCGACCCAGTTCTTCCTGCTCAGCCACGCTCAGCACACTGAGTTCTGCCACCACAGCCGTGACATGGCGAGGAAAGAGCTCAGCGATTAACTGCTGTCCAGCTTCAGTTAGACAGACGGTAATGTAACGACGGTCGCTGGCGTCTCGCTTGCGCTCAACCAAATGCCGCTTCTCCAAGTTGTCGATCACCATCGTGATGTTGCCGCCACTTTTGAGCAACTTTTTACCGATGTCTCGTTGGCACAAAGGCCCCAAATGCCATAGCGCCTCCAAAACCCCGAACTGACTGCTTGTGAGATCTGCATCGGTCATACGTTGATGAACCCGAGCGCTGACGGATTCAGCTGCTCGCAACAACTTGACGTAGGCACCGAGGGCGCAGACCTCTTCTCTCGAACCTTGAAATTGAGGCAACTTAGACAGTTGAACATTAAATTATCTAGGGTTAATTTATCGTTTTATTACTGCCTTGTCAAGCGCCGGTTTTGTCTTCGATTAGAAAGTGATATAGATGTATTTGTTTCTAATCCAAGGTCAATGCTGCTCGAAACTATAGATTTAAAAGCTATCCGTCAGCTCATGACGCAAGGACGCACAACCTGGGCCGAGTTAGCTGGTGTTTTAGGACTGTCAGCTCCAGCCGCTGCTGATCGGGTACGGCGACTAGAGGAACGCGGCGTGATTCGCGGCTACGCAGCCCTGATCCAGCCCGAAGCGGTGGGCTATGACCTGACGGCCTTTGTCGCCGTCACCCTGGAGCGACCCGAACACCGAGCTGCTTTTCTGCAACTAATTCAGAACCTGCCGGAGGTTCAGGAATGCCATCACATTGCCGGTGACGATGACTACTTGCTCAAAGTGCGCTGCTTGAACACCCGCGATCTGGAGCGCCTAGTGAGTGACCAACTCAAGGGCCTGTCAGGAATCGTGCGCACGCGCACCACGATCGTGCTCTCCACTCTGAAAGAAACGCCTGCTCTGCCGCTGCCTTCACCTAATAGCCCTTCTGGAGATCGCAATGAGCTTTGATTTTTTGCTCCGTGGCTTGATTGTTGGAATTTCGCTTGCTGCCCCAGTTGGGCCGATGGCGGTGCTGTGTATTCGCCGCACCTTGGTAGAAGGACACTTTTCTGGCCTGATCACCGGCATGGGAATTGCCACCGCCGATGCCCTTTACGGATGCATCGCAGGCTTTGGCTTGACCTTCATTTCGAGCCTCTTGCTAAGCCAGCAAATCTGGATCCGGCTGCTAGGGGGAGCGTTCCTCTGCTACCTAAGCATCACAACCTTTCTGGCTCAACCCACTGAACAAGGGGTGCCACTGCAAAGCCCGGAAGCGCATCGGGGAGTCCAAGGTCAGAGCATTTGGGGAGCCTACCTCTCAGCCCTATTTTTAACTCTGACCAATCCCCTGACGATTCTGTCGTTCGTGGGCGTCTTTGCCGGGTTGGGACTTGCCAGTAATGGCAGCGACTACCGCTCGGCCGGGCTCTTGGTACTAGGCGTTTTTCTAGGTTCGGCCTTATGGTGGCTAGCGCTAAGTAGTATAGCCAGTAGGTTTCGCCACCGATTCAAGTCCCACACCTTGCGCTGGGTCAATCGCCTCTCCGGCAGTTTGATCGGGGGCTTTGGCCTGCTGGCCTTGCTGAGTTTGTGGCGCTAAGGGCAGCGAGTCAACGGGCTTTATCCGGGCAACCTCAGTTGGGGATAAGGGCCGAAGTCAGGCAATTGAACCGGATGTTGTTCCAGTTGTTCCAGCACCAGCTCAATCGCTCGTTCGAGTTGGGGGTCCTGGTCTTGGCCCCAAGCTTGAGGCGTGATTTCTACCTCAATATCTGGATCGGTGCCGTAATTTTCCACACTCCAGCCCACATCCGTGAACCAGAAGGAGAATTCCGGCTGGGTCACCACACTGCCATCAGCCAGAGCATGGCGGGGCCAGATGCCAATAACACCGCCCCAAGTGCGTTTGCCAATCAAGGTGCCCAACTGCATGAGCTTGAAGCAATGGCTGAAAATATCGCCATCGGAGCCTGCGTGTTCATTGGTGATCGCCACGACAGGTCCCAGTACCGAATCGGCGGGATAGGGCTCTGGCTTACCCCAGCGTGAAATGTCGTAGCCAATGCGTTTGCGCGCCAATTTCTCCAGCAGCAGTTGCGAAACATGGCCACCGCCGTTGTAGCGCACGTCAACAACCAGTGCCTCTTTCTGTACCTCTGCGAAGTAATAGCGGTGGAACTCAGCGTAGCCACTCGGTCCCATATCCGGAACGTGGACGTAGCCCACTCGGCCATTGGTCGCTTCGGTGACAGTTTGGTGATTGCGCTCTACCCATTCGCGATAGCGGGCTCGGGTTTCGTTGCCCAAGGTTTTGACGGTGACTGTGCGAGGCTCTTCTGGGATGGCTCCAGCAAAGGTCAGGGTTACTTCGCAGTCAGCCTGGTGAACTAGCAAGGCTTGGGGTGGCAACTCGCGGCTGACCCGTTGCCCATTCACGGCTAAGAGCAGATCGCCCACCTGCACATTCACCCCCAACCGATGCAGCGGTGAGTCTACCTTGTCTTGCCAGGAGTCGCCCTGCACCACATGCGCAACTCGGTAGCCATCGGCAGCCGAATCGTAGGTAAAATCAGCACCTAAAAAGCCGACTTGGTAAGGCGGCGCTTTGCGGTAGTCGCCGCCGTATTCGTAGGCGTGGGAAGTGCCCAGTTCGCCCTGCATTTCCCAAACTAAGTCTGAAAACTCAGAACGGGTACTGACGCGGCTGAGCAGGGGAGCATAGCGCTGATACACCTGCTCCCAGTCCAAACTAGCCATGTCTTCTTTCCAGAAGTGCTCTCGCTGCAAGCGCCAAATCTCGCGCAACATTTGCTGCCACTCCGGCAAGGGAACAACAGAAATTCGCAGACGCTTGAGGTCGAGCCAACCGGTTTTTCGGCCTGGATGCTTGTCGTTGTTTTTGTTCTTGTCTTGAGGCGCAATTGCACAGATGCGTAGGCGCTTTTTAGAGCGGTAAATCACTGTTTCGTTGTCTTTCGCGACCCTGAAACTGGTGACTTCTGTAGCAATTGTTTCGCGTTTTTGTTCCTCAAAGTCATAGAACTCCAAGGTTGATTCGGCTTCAGCTTCTTCATCCGCTTGACCGTTCAAACTGCCTTTGATTGGCAATGAGGTGAATAGAGCCTTGCCTTTCACACCCCAAATTTGGCCATAGCGCCCTTCGGGAACTGGGAATCCAACCACACGGTGCTCGATTCCATCAAAGTCAATTTCAACCGTGGGTATCTTTTTCTCGACGCTTTTGTCGTTCCCTTTGTCCTCGTCCTGCTTGTCTTCGCCATTGCCATTTTTGGCCTCTGGTTTGCCATTAGCTTTACCTGGCTTCAAAGGTTTGGGAACTGGCACAAAAGGCGAGGGCGTTTCTTTCTTCAAGGCAATCAGAAATGGGCGCATGCCGCGTGGGAAGCCCAAATCAAAATACATACTGTCGTAGACCGGATTGAACTCTCGATACGACAGAAAGTAAATGAACTTGCCCTCAGGGTCGAAAGCCGGGCGAATATCTTTGAATCTGGGTGGGGTTAGGCAATAAGTACTACCATCTTGAATTCGACAAATTTTGATTGAGGCTGTCTG from Leptolyngbya sp. FACHB-261 includes these protein-coding regions:
- a CDS encoding S41 family peptidase, encoding MVRQSGYYRFPTIQGNQIVFVCEDDLWSVAVEGGIAVRLTSNLGEVSHPFLSPDGTGLAFIGREEGNREVYWMPAEGGAATRLTFLGAMTSVVGWSPDGQSILFASNSAQPFGRIFNLYQIRPEGGMPERLPFGLAHTISYGSEGGVVLGRNTADPARWKRYRGGTAGVLWIDAQGTGEFRKLIDLKGNLAAPMWVGDRVFFISDHEGVGNLYSCTSAGEDLQAHTHNRDYYVRNATSDGRRIVYHAGADLFCLDTETGSQNSIEIDFRSPQVQRQRKFVEAGEFLEDYTLHAEGHSTLVTSRGKSFYFGNWEGAVTPLNPTDGVRSRLTRWLNDQRRLVTIADRDGFEALEIHNPGVNLEVERLEELDLGRALSLEISPTEDKVVLSNHRQELVLVDLNTKQRQVLDASQYQRIHGFCWSPDGQWVAYSCAENQQTASIKICRIQDGSTYCLTPPRFKDIRPAFDPEGKFIYFLSYREFNPVYDSMYFDLGFPRGMRPFLIALKKETPSPFVPVPKPLKPGKANGKPEAKNGNGEDKQDEDKGNDKSVEKKIPTVEIDFDGIEHRVVGFPVPEGRYGQIWGVKGKALFTSLPIKGSLNGQADEEAEAESTLEFYDFEEQKRETIATEVTSFRVAKDNETVIYRSKKRLRICAIAPQDKNKNNDKHPGRKTGWLDLKRLRISVVPLPEWQQMLREIWRLQREHFWKEDMASLDWEQVYQRYAPLLSRVSTRSEFSDLVWEMQGELGTSHAYEYGGDYRKAPPYQVGFLGADFTYDSAADGYRVAHVVQGDSWQDKVDSPLHRLGVNVQVGDLLLAVNGQRVSRELPPQALLVHQADCEVTLTFAGAIPEEPRTVTVKTLGNETRARYREWVERNHQTVTEATNGRVGYVHVPDMGPSGYAEFHRYYFAEVQKEALVVDVRYNGGGHVSQLLLEKLARKRIGYDISRWGKPEPYPADSVLGPVVAITNEHAGSDGDIFSHCFKLMQLGTLIGKRTWGGVIGIWPRHALADGSVVTQPEFSFWFTDVGWSVENYGTDPDIEVEITPQAWGQDQDPQLERAIELVLEQLEQHPVQLPDFGPYPQLRLPG